From the genome of Endomicrobiales bacterium, one region includes:
- the rpsQ gene encoding 30S ribosomal protein S17 — translation MERNKRKVRVGLVSSDKMDKTRVIEIQKAYRHRKYKKTLRSTTKLYVHDEKNLSHIGDTVKVMETRPISKQKRWRLVEVVQKS, via the coding sequence ATGGAGAGAAACAAAAGAAAAGTAAGAGTTGGCCTTGTCTCAAGCGATAAAATGGACAAAACCCGCGTTATAGAGATTCAGAAGGCATACCGTCATAGAAAGTACAAAAAAACTCTACGCAGCACGACAAAGCTTTATGTGCATGATGAGAAAAATCTTTCACATATAGGCGATACAGTTAAGGTAATGGAAACAAGGCCGATTTCAAAGCAAAAAAGATGGCGCCTTGTGGAAGTAGTTCAAAAATCTTAA
- the rpmC gene encoding 50S ribosomal protein L29, protein MKAKQWQEIKNMADAEIAAKLNETKEKLFRLKFKHFSTPVKNSLEIRSLRRLVARLNTLLKERQPAKPAKSRKK, encoded by the coding sequence ATGAAAGCTAAACAATGGCAAGAAATAAAGAATATGGCAGATGCAGAAATAGCTGCAAAGTTAAACGAAACAAAAGAAAAACTTTTCCGTTTAAAATTTAAACATTTCTCCACGCCAGTAAAAAACAGTCTTGAAATAAGAAGTTTGAGGCGTTTGGTTGCGCGACTTAACACCTTGCTAAAAGAAAGGCAGCCAGCTAAACCGGCAAAGAGCAGGAAAAAATGA
- the rplP gene encoding 50S ribosomal protein L16, protein MLMPKRVKYRKSHRGRMKGQSKGGSVIAFGQYGIQALEPAWITSQQIESARIALTRSIKKGGKVWIRIFPDKSVSKKPAETRMGKGKGAPDHWVAVVKPGRILFELEGLNQADAQKAMLLAGHKLPILTKFIQRTEI, encoded by the coding sequence ATGTTAATGCCAAAAAGAGTAAAATACCGTAAAAGCCACAGAGGCCGTATGAAAGGTCAAAGCAAGGGCGGTAGTGTTATTGCTTTTGGACAGTATGGCATTCAGGCTCTTGAGCCAGCGTGGATAACAAGCCAGCAAATAGAGTCAGCCCGTATAGCGCTTACCCGTTCCATAAAAAAGGGCGGAAAGGTATGGATAAGAATATTCCCGGATAAATCCGTATCCAAAAAACCGGCAGAAACCAGAATGGGTAAAGGCAAGGGCGCACCAGATCATTGGGTGGCTGTTGTAAAGCCGGGAAGAATATTATTTGAGCTGGAAGGTCTTAATCAAGCTGATGCCCAAAAGGCAATGCTTCTTGCAGGTCATAAACTTCCCATACTTACAAAGTTCATTCAAAGAACTGAAATTTAA